The following proteins are encoded in a genomic region of Odocoileus virginianus isolate 20LAN1187 ecotype Illinois chromosome 14, Ovbor_1.2, whole genome shotgun sequence:
- the EXOC3 gene encoding exocyst complex component 3, whose protein sequence is MKETDREAVATAVQRVAGMLQRPDQLDKVEQYRRREARKKASVEARLKAAIQSQLDGVRTGLSQLHNALNDVKAIQQSLADVSKDWRQSINTIESLKDVKDAVVRHSQLAAAVENLKNIFSVPEIVRETQDLIERGELLQAHRKLMDLECSRDGLMYEQYRMDSGNARDMTLIRSYFGSTQGLSDELAKQLWVVLQRSLVTVRRDPTLLVSVVRIIEREERIDRRILDRKKQTGFVPPGRPKNWKEKMFTILDRTVTTRIEGTQADTRESDRMWLVRHLEIIRKYVLDDLIVAKNLLAQCFPPHYEIFRSLLRTYHQALSARMQDLAAEDLEANEIVSLLTWVLNTYTSVEMMGNAELAPEVDVALLEPLLSADVVSVLLDTYMSTLTSNIIAWLRKALETDKKDWVKETEPEADQDGYYQTTLPAIVFQMFEQNLQVAAQISEDLKTKVLVLCLQQMNSFLSRYKEEAQLYRDEHLRNRQHPHCYVQYMVALVNNCQTFKESVVSLKRKYLKHEAEEGISLSQPSMDGVLDAIAKEGCGSLLEEVFLDLEQHLNELMTKKWLLGSNAVDIICVTVEDYFNDFAKIKKPYRKRMIAEAHRRAVQEYLRAVMQKRISFRSAEERKDGAERMVREAEQLRFLFRKLASGFGEEMDSYCDTIVAVAEVIKLTDPSLLYLEVSTLVSKYPDIRDDHIGALLAMRGDASRDMKQTIIETLEQGPAQASPDYVPIFKDIMVPSLNVAKLLK, encoded by the exons CTGCAATCCAGTCACAGTTGGACGGCGTGCGCACGGGCCTGAGCCAGCTCCATAACGCGCTGAATGACGTCAAGGCCATCCAGCAGTCCCTGGCGGATGTCAGCAAGGACTGGAGGCAGAGCATCAACACCATCGAGAGCCTCAAGGACGTGAAGGACGCGGTCGTGCGACACAGCCAGCTTGCCGCCGCCGTGGAGAACCTGAAGAACATCTTCTCAG TGCCCGAGATCGTGAGGGAGACGCAGGACCTTATAGAGCGTGGGGAGCTGCTGCAAGCCCACCGGAAGCTGATGGACCTGGAGTGCTCCCGGGACGGGCTGATGTATGAGCAGTACCGCATGGACAGCGGGAACGCACGCGACATGACGCTCATCCGCAGCTACTTCGGGAGCACGCAGGGCCTGTCCGATGAGTTGGCCAAGCAGCTGTGGGTGGTGTTGCAGAGGTCGCTGGTCACCGTGCGCCGGGACCCCACCCTGCTCGTCTCCGTCGTCAGGATCATTGAGAGGGAAGAGAGGATCGACCGGCGCATTCTTGACCGGAAGAAGCAAACTGGCTTTGTGCCCCCTGGAAGACCCAAGAACTGGAAGGAGAAGATGTTCACCATCCTGGACAGAACGGTGACCACCAGGATCGAGGGTACGCAGGCAGACACCAGGGAGTCGGACAGGATGTGGCTTGTACGCCACCTGGAGATCATACGGAAGTACGTGCTGGACGACCTCATCGTCGCCAAGAACCTGCTGGCGCAGTGCTTCCCACCACACTACGAGATCTTCCGGAGCCTGCTTCGCACGTACCACCAGGCTCTGAGCGCACGCATGCAGGACCTTGCGGCGGAGGACCTGGAAGCGAACGAGATCGTCAGCCTGCTGACCTGGGTTTTGAACACTTACACCAG CGTGGAGATGATGGGGAATGCGGAGCTGGCCCCCGAGGTGGACGTGGCCCTTCTGGAACCTTTGCTCTCCGCAGACGTGGTCTCTGTACTGCTCGACACCTACATGTCCACTCTGACT tccaACATCATTGCCTGGCTGCGGAAAGCCCTGGAAACGGACAAGAAGGACTGGGTGAAGGAGACGGAGCCCGAGGCCGACCAGGACGGCTACTATCAGACGACACTGCCTGCCATCGTGTTCCAG ATGTTCGAGCAGAACCTTCAAGTTGCTGCTCAGATAAGTGAAGATTTGAAAACAAAGGTACTAGTTTTGTGTCTTcagcaaatgaattctttcttaaGTAG GTACAAGGAGGAGGCGCAGCTGTACAGAGACGAGCACCTGCGGAACCGGCAGCACCCGCACTGCTACGTGCAGTACATGGTCGCCCTCGTCAACAACTGCCAGACCTTCAA AGAATCTGTAGTCAGTTTAAAAAGGAAGTATCTGAAGCACGAGGCGGAAGAAGGCATTTCTCTGAGCCAGCCAAGCATGGATGGGGTTTTGGACGCGATTGCTAAAGAGGGCTGCGGCAGCCTGCTGGAGGAAGTCTTCCTGGACCTGGAG CAACATCTCAATGAGTTGATGACAAAGAAGTGGCTGTTAGGGTCAAATGCTGTAGACATCATCTGTGTCACTGTGGAAGACTATTTCAATGATTTTGCCAAAATTAAGAAGCCGTATAGAAAG CGGATGATCGCCGAGGCGCACCGGCGCGCGGTGCAGGAGTACCTGCGGGCCGTCATGCAGAAGCGCATCTCCTTCCGCAGCGCTGAGGAGCGCAAGGACGGCGCGGAGCGCATGGTGCGCGAGGCCGAGCAGCTGCGCTTCCTCTTCCGCAAGCTGGCTTCC GGCTTTGGAGAGGAGATGGACAGCTACTGTGACACCATCGTCGCCGTCGCAGAGGTCATTAAGCTCACGGACCCTTCCCTGCTCTACCTGGAGGTCTCGACTCTGGTCAGCAAGTACCCGGACATCAG GGATGACCACATCGGGGCACTGTTGGCCATGCGGGGGGACGCTAGCCGGGACATGAAGCAGACCATCATCGAGACACTGGAGCAGGGCCCGGCCCAGGCCAGTCCCGACTACGTGCCCATCTTCAAGGATATCATGGTTCCCAGCCTCAACGTGGCCAAACTCCTCAAGTAG
- the SLC9A3 gene encoding sodium/hydrogen exchanger 3, which yields MSGRWVQGPRWGLLLALLLALGELPRARGVEEEPGGAHGETQGFQVVTFKWHHVQDPYIIALWILVASLAKIGFHLSHKVTSVVPESALLIVLGLVLGGIVLAADHIASFSLTPTVFFFYLLPPIVLDAGYFMPNRLFFGNLGTILLYAVIGTVWNAATTGLSLYGVFLSGLMGDLNIGLLDFLLFGSLIAAVDPVAVLAVFEEVHVNEVLFIIVFGESLLNDAVTVVLYNVFESFVTLGGDKVTGVDCVKGVVSFFVVSLGGTLVGIVFAFLLSLVTRFTKHVRIIEPGFVFVLSYLSYLTSEMLSLSAILAITFCGICCQKYVKANISEQSATTVRYTMKMLASGAETIIFMFLGISAVDPLIWKWNTAFVLLTLLFISVYRAIGVILQTWILNRYRMVQLEIIDQVVMSYGGLRGAVAYALVVLLDENKVKEKNLFVSTTIIVIFFTVIFQGLTIKPLVQWLKVKRSEQRDPKLNEKLHGRAFDHILSAIEDISGQIGHNYLRDKWSNFDRKFLSKILMRRSAQKSRDRILNVFHELNLKDAISYVAEGERRGSLAFIRSPSTDNMVNVDFSTPRPSTVEASVSYLLRENVSAVRLDMQSLEQRRQSIRDAEDMITHHTLQQYLYKPRQEYKHLYSRHGLTADEDEKQDTEIFHRTMRKRLESFKSAKLGINPHKKAAKLLKRERAQKRRNSSIPNGKLPMVSSLQDFTIKEKDLELSDTEEAPNYDAEMSGGIEFLANIAQDTATDSPSGIDNPAFSPEESPGILSGVPPWLCPGEAVVPSQRARLQIPNSPGNFHRLAPFRLSGKSVDSFLLADGPEEQPHAAPPESTHM from the exons GCTTCCACCTGTCCCACAAGGTCACCAGTGTGGTCCCTGAGAGTGCCCTGCTCATCGTACTGGGCCTGGTGCTGGGCGGCATTGTCCTGGCGGCCGACCACATTGCCTCCTTCTCCCTCACGCCCACGGTGTTCTTCTTCTACCTGCTGCCGCCCATTGTGCTGGACGCCGGCTACTTCATGCCCAACCGGCTCTTCTTTGGCAACCTGGGTACCATCCTGCTGTATGCGGTCATCGGCACTGTGTGGAACGCGGCCACCACTGGGCTGTCGCTCTATGGTGTCTTCCTCAGTGGCCTGATGG GAGACCTGAACATCGGGCTACTGGACTTCCTCCTGTTCGGCAGCCTGATCGCCGCCGTGGATCCAGTGGCCGTGCTGGCTGTGTTTGAGGAGGTGCACGTCAACGAGGTGCTGTTCATCATCGTCTTCGGGGAGTCCCTGCTCAATGACGCCGTCACCGTG GTCCTGTACAATGTGTTTGAATCTTTTGTGACGTTGGGTGGCGACAAGGTGACCGGCGTGGACTGCGTGAAAGGAGTAG TGTCCTTCTTCGTGGTGAGCCTGGGGGGCACGCTGGTGGGCATCGTGTTTGCCTTCCTGCTCTCCCTGGTGACACGCTTCACCAAGCACGTGCGCATCATCGAGCCCGGCTTCGTGTTTGTCCTCTCCTACCTGTCCTATCTCACGTCCGAGATGCTGTCCCTGTCGGCCATTCTGGC CATCACCTTCTGTGGCATCTGCTGCCAGAAGTACGTAAAGGCCAACATCTCGGAACAGTCAGCCACCACGGTACGCTACACCATGAAGATGCTGGCCAGCGGGGCTGAGACCATCATTTTCATGTTCCTGGGCATCTCGGCTGTGGACCCTCTCATCTGGAAGTGGAACACAGCCTTCGTGCTCCTGACACTGCTCTTCATCTCTGTGTACAGGGCCATAG GGGTCATCCTGCAGACCTGGATTCTGAATCGGTACCGGATGGTGCAGCTGGAGATCATAGACCAGGTGGTCATGTCCTACGGTGGCCTCCGAGGAGCTGTGGCTTACGCCCTGGTGGTCCTCCTGGACGAGAACAAGGTCAAGGAGAAGAACCTGTTTGTCAGCACCACCATCATCGTCATCTTCTTCACCGTCATCTTCCAG GGCCTGACCATTAAGCCCCTGGTGCAGTGGCTGAAGGTGAAGAGAAGTGAACAGCGAGACCCCAAGCTCAACGAGAAGCTGCACGGCCGG GCTTTCGACCACATCCTCTCGGCCATCGAGGACATATCAGGGCAAATCGGACACAATTATCTGAGAGATAA GTGGTCCAATTTTGATAGGAAATTCCTCAGCAAAATCCTCATGAGAAGGTCGGCTCAGAAGTCTCGTGATCGGATTCTGAACGTTTTCCACGAGCTCAACTTGAAGGATGCCATCAGCTACGTAGCCGAG GGAGAGCGCCGTGGGTCCCTGGCCTTCATCCGTTCCCCCAGCACGGACAACATGGTCAACGTGGACTTCAGCACCCCACGCCCCTCCACTGTGGAGGCCTCCGTCTCCTACCTCCT GAGGGAGAACGTTAGTGCTGTGCGCCTGGACATGCAGTCCCTGGAGCAGCGGCGGCAGAGCATCCGGGATGCAGAGGACATGATCACCCACCACACGCTGCAGCAGTACCTGTACAAGCCCCGGCAGGAG TACAAACATCTCTACAGCCGGCACGGGCTGACCGCGGATGAGGACGAGAAGCAGGACACCGAGATCTTCCACAGGACCATGCGGAAGCGCCTGGAGTCCTTCAAGTCGGCCAAGCTGGGGATCAACCCCCACAAGAAGGCCGCTAAGTTGCTCAAGAGGGAGCGCGCCCAGAAGCGG AGAAACAGCAGCATTCCAAATGGGAAACTGCCGATGGTGAGCTCCCTGCAGGACTTCACCATCAAGGAGAAAG ATTTGGAACTCTCAGACACTGAGGAAGCCCCCAACTATGATGCTGAGATGAGTGGGGGGATCGAGTTCCTGGCAAACATCGCGCAGGACACAGCGACAGACTCCCCCTCAG GAATTGACAACCCCGCGTTTTCCCCGGAGGAAAGCCCCGGCATCCTCTCTGGGGTGCCGCCCTGGCTGTGTCCCGGGGAGGCGGTGGTGCCCTCCCAGAGGGCCCGCCTGCAGATCCCCAACTCCCCTGGCAACTTCCACCGCCTGGCGCCCTTCCGCCTCAGCGGCAAGTCCGTGGACTCGTTCCTGCTGGCCGACGGCCCCGAGGAGCAGCCGCATGCCGCCCCGCCCGAGTCCACACACATGTAA